ATGAGATCGTGGAAAAGGAATTGGTGAGCGGCATCGCCTATAGCCGCGACGAGGCGAAGATCACCCTGGTGCGCGTGGCCGACCGGCCGGGCGTGGCGGCCTCCATCTTCGGCCCTCTGGCCGATGCGGCTGTCAATGTGGACATGATCGTCCAGAACGTGTCCGAGGACGGCAAGTCCACGGACCTGACCTTCACCGTCGGCAATGCCGATCTGGAGCGGGCCAAGAAGGTTCTGGAAGACGCCAAGGCCAATCTCGGCTTCGAGAAGCTGCTGGCCGATCCCAATGTGGTCAAGGTCTCGGTCATCGGCGTGGGCATGCGTTCGCATGCCGGTATCGCTCAGAAGATGTTCCAGACCCTGGCGTCCGAGGGTATCAATATCCAGGTGATCTCCACCTCGGAAATCAAGATCAGCGTGCTGATCGAAGAGAAGTACACGGAACTGGCCCTGCGCGCGCTCCATACCGCCTATGGTCTGGACGCCGCGTAAGCAGGGCACTTGCCAGGGGGCCTGATGGATAAGGCGAGGCAGCGGCTCGAACATCTGTGGCGGCGCGGACGAGACTTTCTCGGCACCGAATACGCCATCATGGGCGGGGCGATGTCGTGGATTTCAGAGCGCAGGCTGGTCGCCGCCATCTCCAATGGCGGCGGTTTCGGCGTGCTGGCCTGCGGCTCCATGAGCCCCGGTCTGCTGCGCGAGGAAATCCGCGCCACCCAGGAACTGACGGCCAAGCCGTTCGGCGTCAATCTCATCACGCTCCATCCCGATCTCGACGCGCTGATCGATGTCTGCGCCGAGATGCAGGTGGGCCATATCGTGCTGGCCGGGGGCCTGCCTTCGGGCGCGGCCATCAAGCGGGCCAAGGATACCGGGGCCAAGGTGATCTGCTTTGCACCCGCCGTGGTGCTGGCCAAGAAGCTGCTGCGCTCGGGCGTCGACGCCCTGGTGATCGAGGGTGCCGAGGCGGGCGGTCATGTGGGGCCGGTGGCCACCAGCGTGTTGGCACAGGAGATCCTTCCCGTGGTCGATCAGGTGCCGGTCTTCGTGGCGGGCGGCATCGGGCGCGGCGAGGCCATCGTCTCCTATCTGGAAATGGGCGCCTCGGGCTGCCAGTTGGGCACCCGCTTCGTCTGCGCCACCGAATGCATCGCGCATCCCAATTTCAAGCAGGCCTTCATCCGCGCCGCCGCCCGCG
The nucleotide sequence above comes from Paramagnetospirillum magnetotacticum MS-1. Encoded proteins:
- a CDS encoding NAD(P)H-dependent flavin oxidoreductase — encoded protein: MDKARQRLEHLWRRGRDFLGTEYAIMGGAMSWISERRLVAAISNGGGFGVLACGSMSPGLLREEIRATQELTAKPFGVNLITLHPDLDALIDVCAEMQVGHIVLAGGLPSGAAIKRAKDTGAKVICFAPAVVLAKKLLRSGVDALVIEGAEAGGHVGPVATSVLAQEILPVVDQVPVFVAGGIGRGEAIVSYLEMGASGCQLGTRFVCATECIAHPNFKQAFIRAAARDALPSVQVDPQFPVIPVRALGNNATKRFILFQMEVISRFKSGEIEQKDAQLEIEHFWAGALKRAVIDGDVENGSLMAGQSVGMVTREQATAEILQELLNQALAALADRHGPVPVQV